A single Lolium perenne isolate Kyuss_39 chromosome 6, Kyuss_2.0, whole genome shotgun sequence DNA region contains:
- the LOC127330360 gene encoding E3 ubiquitin-protein ligase ATL6 yields MAAPGRRSAATVVFTAIASCAAAQPPASPGSDNHMSLSDVMTISFFMAIFFPVFVVLLAFACLRLFRPPDEPAGAESTSSEWSRHKEGLDAAEIAELPLVSYRDVKQHRISDGLNDPLECAVCLVEFEDDDSLRLLPTCPHAFHPVCIGLWLEKHVTCPLCRASVLDPPAPVQLEELQPPSPLETPSPPQSPPVHDTVVLIDGPGRHDEDRERIRVVAVGMRREAAGRQALPRSNSTGHERAGGMERFALRLPEHVRLEILMSHRLRHVTSAVASVRVREGSAHDMAAGGNSVRNAMARLASLFAPGAGWKGDDEEISGGSSRRRRDDSARGAAEDKRSD; encoded by the coding sequence ATGGCCGCCCCCGGCCGCCGTTCTGCCGCCACCGTCGTTTTCACAGCTATCGCATCCTGCGCCGCAGCACAGCCGCCGGCGAGCCCCGGATCGGACAACCACATGAGTTTATCCGACGTGATGACCATCTCCTTCTTCATGGCCATTTTCTTCCCCGTGTTCGTCGTCCTCCTCGCGTTCGCCTGCCTCCGCCTGTTCCGGCCGCCAGACGAGCCCGCGGGCGCGGAGTCCACCTCGTCGGAGTGGTCGCGCCACAAGGAGGGCCTTGACGCGGCGGAGATCGCGGAGCTCCCGCTGGTCTCCTACCGGGACGTCAAGCAGCACCGGATCAGCGACGGCCTCAACGACCCGCTGGAGTGCGCGGTGTGCCTCGTGGAGTTCGAGGACGACGACAGCCTGCGCCTCCTCCCGACGTGCCCGCACGCGTTCCACCCGGTGTGCATCGGCCTCTGGCTCGAGAAGCACGTCACGTGCCCACTCTGCCGCGCCAGCGTCCTCGACCCACCGGCGCCGGTGCAACTGGAGGAGCTGCAGCCCCCGTCGCCGCTGGAAACGCCTTCGCCGCCTCAATCGCCGCCGGTCCACGACACGGTGGTGCTGATCGATGGCCCCGGCCGCCACGACGAGGACCGCGAGCGGATCAGGGTCGTCGCTGTGGGGATGCGGCGCGAGGCGGCCGGGCGTCAGGCGCTTCCCCGGTCGAACTCGACGGGGCACGAGCGCGCCGGCGGGATGGAGCGGTTCGCGCTGCGGCTGCCGGAGCACGTTCGCCTCGAGATCCTCATGTCGCACAGGCTGAGGCACGTGACGAGCGCGGTGGCGTCCGTGCGCGTCAGGGAGGGCAGCGCGCACGACATGGCGGCTGGCGGGAATTCGGTGCGGAACGCCATGGCGAGGCTGGCCTCACTGTTCGCGCCCGGGGCTGGGTGGAAGGGCGACGACGAGGAGATATCCGGCGGCTCGTCTCGCCGTCGGCGCGATGACTCGGCGCGAGGAGCAGCAGAAGACAAGAGAAGCGATTGA